Below is a genomic region from Pyramidobacter piscolens W5455.
CGGCGGCCCCAGCTCGGCTTATGCCGGGATCGTGCTGGAAGCGTACGATCAGTTCAGCGCCAAGTAACAAGAGTCTGACCTGAAGTGACTTTTTATCTGTTTTACGAAAAACACAATATTTAAAGGAGAGCCGTTGATGAAAAAGTTTCTTGTCGTTCTGTTCTGCGCCGCGCTGATGGCTGCGCCTGCCGCCGCCATGACGAGGGAAGAGGAAGACGCCGCCTGGAGGAAGGAACCCGCCTACGGCCGCGTCATCAAGATCGGTTACAACGGCGGTCTCTGCCTCGGCACGTTCGGCATCGCCCAGCTGAAAGGTTTTTACGAAGCGGAAGGGCTGAAGACCGAAGTGATTCGTATGGCCGGCGGCAGCAGCGGTCAGATCGACGCCATCGGCACCGGCAAGGTGGACGTGACGGGCGATCATATCGCCACGATGCTCGTTCCCACCGTCAATGGCGTGCGCGTCAAGTTCACCACGGGCATCCATTCGGGCTGTAAATCGCTGTATGTGCCCGTGGACAGTCCAATCAAGACTACGGCCGATCTGGTCGGCAAATACGTCGCCATTCCCGACGGCATCGGCGGTTCCGATCAGAACATTTCCATGCGCTTTTTCAACCACGACAAGGTTGATCCGCGCCAGATCAAATGGAAAGTCGCCGAAGCCGGCATCGCCGTGATGGCCATGAAGAAGGGGGAAGTGCAGGCGGCGCTGCTCGGCGACCAGTTCGCCAAAAAATTCCTCGACAGCGGCGAACTGCGCATCATCCGCTCGCTGACCTTCGACGAGGATTTCAAGCAGGAGCCTTGCTGCATCCACGCCGTACATCTCGACTTCTACAACGAGAACCCCATTACCGTAAAGAAACTGACCCGCGCGCACGAGGCCGCCAGCGCCTGGATCATGGAACATCCCGAAGAGGCCGTGGCCGTGCTTCAGGCGAACAAGTGGGCGGCCGGCGATCCCAAGCTCGTGCTCGAGATCTTCAAGACCTACGACTACAGCATCAGCGACGAAGCTACGGAAGCCGCGCTGCGCAACATCATCGACGACTACAAGACATTCGGCCTCATCGACGCCAAAAAGGATACCGATGCGCTGATGAAGCAGGTCTGGGATCCCGTGCTCCAGCACGAGTAGTTTTTTTCGTATCCTGTTTTTCAGGATGTTTTTGCCGCGAGGGGGCTCCCGGCAAAAAAACATCCAATCATATCTCATCTCAAGGGGGGAGTTTTTCAATGGTAAAGTACTCAGTCGAACAGGTCAGCCCGAAGGCCGTCCAGAAGCACGCGGAAGATCTTTACAGAAACGGTTTCTTCTGCTGCGAGGCGGTGATGTCGGCGATCAGAAGCGATTTCAACGTGGACGTCCCCGAAGAAGTCATCGCTCTGTCGTCGGGCATGGCGATCGGCGCCGGTCGTTCCGGCTGCATGTGCGGGGCGCTGAACGGCGGCATCATGGCGCTGGGCCTGTTTTTCGGCCGTACGACGCAGGACGGCCCCAAGGATCCGAAGGTCAATTACTGCATGAAGCTCACGCACGAGCTGCACGACTGGTTCAGGGACGCGAACGCCAAACACGCGAACTGCTGCCGCGTGCTCACCAGAGGCTTTGAGATGGCCGAAGGGGAACACAAGGCTCAGTGCATTGCTTTCACCGGTCTCTGCGCAGGCAAGGTCGCCGAGATCCTGTGCCGCGAGCTGAACATCAAAAACGTTGACGACGGACCGATCGAAGGTTTGAAAGCGCCGTATTTGCCGCCTGCGAAGAACTGATTTGAACGGAGGTTGACGGATGCAGTTCATCAAGAAAGTGCCGATTCCCGCGGCGGGCGTGATGCTGGGCGTCGCCGCGCTGGGCAATCTGCTGCAGAGCTACGGCGAAGGGATCCGCAGCGTCTGCGGTTTGCTGGCGGCGTTTTTGCTGGTTTTGCTGCTGCTGAAGTTGTTCTGCTTCCCCGCCGCGGTCAAAGAGGACATGCAAAATCCGATCACGGCGGGCGTCTCCGCCACGTTCCCGATGGCGCTGATGTTGCTGAGCACTTATATTCTGCCCTTTGCCGGCGGAGCGGCGCGCGTCCTGTGGTGGTTCGCCGTGGCGCTGCACGTGGTGCTGATCGTTTGGTTCACTCTCAAGTTTGTGCGCAACTTTGACTTGAAAAAAGTCACCACGGTGTTCTTCATCCTCTATGTCGGCATTGTCGTCGCTTCGGTGACTGCACCCGCTTATGGGCGCGGCGCCGATGTCGGCACCATCGCTTTCTGGTTTTGGTTTGCGGCGCTTCTGATCCTGCTGTTCGTGGTGACGAAGCGGTATCAAACGCTGCCCGTGCCGGAGCCGGCGATGCCGCTGATCTGCGTCTATGCGGCGCCCACAAGCCTTTGCGTGGCCGGTTATGTGCAGTCGGTCATGCCCAAATCCTTCGCGATGCTGGCCTTCCTGCTGGCGCTGGCGCTGTTGACGTACGTCTTTGCGCTGGTCAGGAGTTTATCGATGTTGAAACTGCCGTTCTATCCCAGCTATGCGGCCTTTACCTTCCCGTTCGTGATCTCGGCGATTGCCTTCAAGCAGGGAGCGGCTTGCGCCGCCAAGCTCGGGCACGCCCTGCCGCTCGTGCCGTACCTTGTGCCGGCGGCGACGCTGATAGCTGTCGTGTTCGTGGTTTATACCTATCTCCGTTTCATGCAGTTCATCTTTTCGAAATGATCTGCGCCGGACGGAGCTTCCGTCCGGCGTGAACAAGATCTGCCGGCGGTATGGCGCAAAAGGGGGAGGGCTTGCGGCGGCTCCCCCTCTTTTGCGTTTCCGTCCGGCGCGAAACGGGAACAGAAAATGTGACAGGCAACCAGCGCTGCGCGGTGCTTGCCGAAGAGAGGAGATTTTTTCTTTATGCCCGGCCATGAAAACGGTCAAGCTCCCGGGATGCCGCCCCGCCGTCTGACGCGGGACGAACTGGCGATTCTCGAGAGCCGCCCGAAAACGAAATTTCAGAAATTTCTCGATTACGTCGTCTGTTTCCTTCCCGTCGTCGCCGGCGGCGTCGCCCTGTGGGAGTACAACTGCCTTCCCGATCTGCAGGGCAATACCCATGGCAACTACTACAACTGGTTCATACTCGCCCTGATGGGGCTGGCGCTGATCGGTTTTCTCGCCTCGTTTTGCAGG
It encodes:
- a CDS encoding ABC transporter substrate-binding protein encodes the protein MKKFLVVLFCAALMAAPAAAMTREEEDAAWRKEPAYGRVIKIGYNGGLCLGTFGIAQLKGFYEAEGLKTEVIRMAGGSSGQIDAIGTGKVDVTGDHIATMLVPTVNGVRVKFTTGIHSGCKSLYVPVDSPIKTTADLVGKYVAIPDGIGGSDQNISMRFFNHDKVDPRQIKWKVAEAGIAVMAMKKGEVQAALLGDQFAKKFLDSGELRIIRSLTFDEDFKQEPCCIHAVHLDFYNENPITVKKLTRAHEAASAWIMEHPEEAVAVLQANKWAAGDPKLVLEIFKTYDYSISDEATEAALRNIIDDYKTFGLIDAKKDTDALMKQVWDPVLQHE
- a CDS encoding C-GCAxxG-C-C family protein is translated as MVKYSVEQVSPKAVQKHAEDLYRNGFFCCEAVMSAIRSDFNVDVPEEVIALSSGMAIGAGRSGCMCGALNGGIMALGLFFGRTTQDGPKDPKVNYCMKLTHELHDWFRDANAKHANCCRVLTRGFEMAEGEHKAQCIAFTGLCAGKVAEILCRELNIKNVDDGPIEGLKAPYLPPAKN
- a CDS encoding TDT family transporter, whose translation is MQFIKKVPIPAAGVMLGVAALGNLLQSYGEGIRSVCGLLAAFLLVLLLLKLFCFPAAVKEDMQNPITAGVSATFPMALMLLSTYILPFAGGAARVLWWFAVALHVVLIVWFTLKFVRNFDLKKVTTVFFILYVGIVVASVTAPAYGRGADVGTIAFWFWFAALLILLFVVTKRYQTLPVPEPAMPLICVYAAPTSLCVAGYVQSVMPKSFAMLAFLLALALLTYVFALVRSLSMLKLPFYPSYAAFTFPFVISAIAFKQGAACAAKLGHALPLVPYLVPAATLIAVVFVVYTYLRFMQFIFSK